One part of the Candidatus Kouleothrix ribensis genome encodes these proteins:
- the ndhC gene encoding NADH-quinone oxidoreductase subunit A has translation MLANYAFIGLFFIAAASFPVLPLIGAYFLRPSRPTEIKLDTYECGLEAIGDIWVQFKVQYYLYALAFVVFDIEVVFLYPWAVAFNQLGLFALVEMAIFLFILISGLVYAWRKGALEWV, from the coding sequence GTGCTTGCGAACTACGCGTTCATCGGCCTCTTCTTCATCGCCGCTGCGTCATTTCCAGTTCTCCCACTCATCGGCGCATACTTCCTGCGGCCATCGCGCCCGACTGAGATCAAGCTCGACACCTACGAGTGCGGCTTGGAGGCGATCGGCGATATCTGGGTTCAGTTTAAGGTTCAGTATTACCTGTACGCGCTGGCGTTTGTAGTCTTCGATATTGAGGTCGTCTTCCTCTACCCGTGGGCGGTAGCGTTCAACCAGCTCGGCCTGTTTGCGCTGGTCGAGATGGCGATCTTCCTCTTTATTCTGATCAGCGGGCTGGTGTATGCCTGGCGCAAGGGTGCGCTAGAGTGGGTATAA
- a CDS encoding NADH-quinone oxidoreductase subunit B has translation MTDDKDTQLELEKQGVFISTINRFYNWGRRSSVWPMAFGLACCAIEMMATGLSRYDLARFGAEMFRASPRQADLMIVAGTVTKKMAPQVVRLYNQMPEPRYVISMGACATSGGPFRDGYNVLRGIDLFLPVDVYIPGCPPRPEALLHALMTLQAQIDDQKLNRVRWYGKREAKDFPVPTFGKQGLEIDGKLVDPVGGLPLVSPYNAPLYGEERTGLIEHPELVRQFPIMDDSVELEGPNKAVGVAPEIAIDDLKRKAEVPRA, from the coding sequence ATGACAGATGACAAAGATACCCAGCTAGAACTTGAAAAGCAAGGTGTGTTCATATCCACGATCAACCGGTTCTACAACTGGGGCCGGCGCTCGTCGGTATGGCCGATGGCGTTCGGGCTGGCCTGCTGTGCGATCGAGATGATGGCAACCGGGCTTTCGCGCTACGATCTGGCGCGCTTCGGCGCCGAGATGTTCCGTGCTTCGCCGCGCCAGGCCGACCTGATGATTGTGGCCGGCACCGTAACCAAGAAGATGGCGCCGCAGGTCGTGCGGCTGTACAACCAGATGCCCGAGCCACGCTACGTGATCTCGATGGGCGCCTGCGCCACCTCGGGCGGGCCATTCCGCGACGGCTACAATGTGCTGCGCGGGATCGACCTGTTCCTGCCGGTCGATGTGTACATCCCCGGCTGCCCGCCGCGGCCCGAGGCGCTGCTGCACGCGCTGATGACGCTGCAGGCACAGATCGACGACCAGAAGCTCAACCGCGTGCGCTGGTATGGCAAGCGCGAGGCCAAAGACTTCCCGGTGCCAACCTTCGGCAAGCAAGGCCTCGAGATCGACGGCAAGCTGGTCGATCCGGTCGGCGGCCTACCGCTGGTGAGCCCGTACAATGCGCCACTCTATGGCGAAGAGCGCACCGGCCTGATCGAGCATCCCGAGCTAGTGCGCCAGTTCCCGATCATGGACGACAGCGTCGAGCTGGAAGGGCCGAACAAGGCCGTGGGTGTGGCGCCCGAGATTGCGATCGACGACCTGAAGCGCAAGGCGGAGGTGCCCCGTGCCTGA
- a CDS encoding NADH-quinone oxidoreductase subunit C, whose product MPEISPTELKERFIRDLPGVLAPERPKAEHAQPGHTAAPPAKGKKGEEGPADLLATSDAVVLAERLPDVAQYVRDTLGYELLTDLTAVDFLADGVIELIYRFQHLGGGPTLPIKTRVPRDHAVVPSITPIWPGADLQEREAFDLYGVDFPGHPNLKRVYMWDEFEGFPMRKDFPKQGDKYLGDGEE is encoded by the coding sequence GTGCCTGAGATCAGCCCGACCGAGCTGAAAGAGCGCTTCATCCGCGACCTCCCCGGCGTACTGGCGCCCGAACGACCAAAGGCCGAGCATGCGCAGCCTGGCCACACCGCTGCGCCGCCGGCAAAGGGCAAAAAGGGCGAGGAAGGCCCAGCCGACCTGCTGGCGACCAGCGACGCGGTGGTGCTGGCCGAACGCCTCCCCGACGTGGCCCAGTATGTGCGCGACACGTTAGGTTACGAGCTCCTCACCGATCTCACTGCAGTCGATTTTCTGGCCGATGGTGTGATTGAGCTGATCTACCGCTTCCAGCACCTGGGCGGCGGCCCGACGCTGCCGATCAAGACCAGGGTGCCGCGCGACCATGCCGTAGTGCCGTCGATCACGCCGATCTGGCCCGGCGCCGACCTGCAAGAGCGCGAGGCCTTCGACCTGTATGGCGTCGATTTCCCAGGCCACCCAAACTTGAAGCGCGTCTATATGTGGGACGAGTTTGAGGGCTTCCCAATGCGTAAAGACTTCCCGAAGCAGGGCGACAAGTATCTCGGCGACGGAGAGGAGTAG
- a CDS encoding NADH-quinone oxidoreductase subunit D yields the protein MLKTEELQINIGPQHPSTHGVFRLIVRVDGETIIDLKPVFGYLHRNHEQIGEVSTYIQMMPFTDRLDYFNSMANNFGLALAVEKLAGIEVPQRANYIRVLMAELSRILNHATAVAFMINDMGAWQTPLAFGMREREKILDLFEMASGARMMCNYFRFGGLVRDLPAEFMPLLKDLMKGLPTFFDEFERLLRENEILRVRSEGVGILPKELAASYSVTGPVLRASGIAYDVRKAEPYSVYNELDFDVPIGSIGDIYDRFLVRIEEMRQSYRIVQQVIERLPDTTGGHINPSMASIGKQKALKPPVGDVYGRVETPKGELGFYLVSDGSARPYRYKVRAPSFINLTPLGDMCRGHKVADVVVILGSIDIVLGEVDR from the coding sequence ATGCTAAAAACAGAAGAACTCCAGATCAATATCGGCCCGCAGCACCCGTCGACGCACGGCGTGTTCCGGCTGATCGTGAGGGTCGACGGCGAGACGATCATCGACCTCAAACCGGTATTTGGCTACCTGCACCGCAACCACGAGCAGATCGGCGAGGTCTCGACCTATATTCAGATGATGCCGTTCACCGATCGGCTCGACTACTTCAACTCGATGGCCAACAACTTCGGCCTGGCGCTGGCCGTCGAGAAGCTGGCCGGCATCGAGGTGCCGCAGCGCGCTAACTACATTCGGGTGCTCATGGCCGAGCTGAGCCGCATCCTCAACCACGCCACGGCCGTCGCGTTCATGATCAACGACATGGGCGCCTGGCAGACGCCGCTGGCGTTTGGTATGCGCGAGCGCGAGAAGATCCTCGACCTGTTCGAGATGGCCAGCGGCGCACGCATGATGTGCAACTACTTCCGCTTCGGCGGCCTGGTGCGCGACCTCCCGGCCGAGTTCATGCCGCTGCTGAAAGATCTGATGAAGGGCCTGCCGACGTTCTTCGACGAATTCGAGCGGCTGCTGCGCGAGAACGAGATCCTGCGGGTACGCTCGGAGGGCGTGGGCATTCTGCCGAAGGAGCTGGCAGCCTCGTATAGCGTGACCGGCCCGGTGCTACGTGCCTCGGGCATTGCCTACGACGTGCGCAAGGCCGAGCCGTATAGCGTGTATAACGAGCTCGACTTCGACGTGCCGATCGGCTCGATTGGCGATATTTACGACCGCTTCCTGGTGCGGATTGAAGAGATGCGCCAGAGCTACCGGATCGTGCAGCAAGTGATCGAGCGCCTGCCCGACACAACCGGCGGGCATATCAATCCATCGATGGCCAGCATCGGCAAGCAGAAGGCGCTTAAGCCGCCGGTGGGCGACGTGTATGGCCGGGTCGAGACACCCAAGGGCGAGCTAGGCTTCTACCTGGTGAGCGATGGCTCGGCGCGGCCGTACCGCTACAAGGTGCGCGCACCCTCGTTCATCAACCTGACGCCGCTGGGCGACATGTGCCGCGGCCATAAAGTCGCCGATGTGGTCGTCATTCTCGGCAGTATCGATATTGTGCTGGGCGAAGTAGATCGATGA
- a CDS encoding 4Fe-4S binding protein: MTTEFPQGKAYIVDRGKPKLRAGQGMIAGLDVVIRHFFSAFGNKIENPADTSGVFTVQYPEERLALPEAFRNFPILLYDDATGHELCTSCFQCERICPPQVIHMTQAVDPTTGKPVPAVAEFMIEYDACMSCGLCAEVCPFDAIKMDHEFELSTADHAAMTVAKADLDRPVSYYQAIAPTFWAEVKDGAYKKLQGNMKRRTGTIGISPRALGKVAKPAAAARPAAGVAKPAAARPAAPMAAPGKNMSEEKLARLLSIRAANAAKAGGVAPAEADEAVAAVADGGAEEATAVAAVARTAAVGGLPFSADNLLGGVPANTTMAEDKIERLKAIRSGNLAKQG; this comes from the coding sequence ATGACGACTGAGTTTCCTCAGGGGAAAGCCTACATCGTCGATCGCGGCAAGCCCAAGCTGCGCGCCGGGCAGGGCATGATCGCCGGCCTCGACGTCGTGATTCGGCATTTCTTCAGTGCGTTCGGCAATAAGATCGAGAACCCCGCCGACACCTCGGGCGTCTTTACCGTGCAATACCCTGAAGAGCGGCTGGCGCTGCCCGAGGCGTTTCGCAACTTCCCGATCTTGCTCTACGACGACGCAACCGGCCACGAGCTGTGTACCTCGTGCTTCCAGTGCGAGCGGATCTGCCCGCCACAGGTCATTCACATGACCCAGGCGGTCGACCCGACCACCGGCAAGCCGGTGCCGGCAGTGGCCGAGTTCATGATCGAGTACGACGCGTGCATGAGCTGCGGCCTGTGCGCTGAAGTCTGCCCGTTCGACGCGATCAAGATGGATCACGAGTTCGAGCTTTCGACCGCCGACCATGCTGCGATGACGGTTGCGAAGGCCGACCTCGACCGGCCGGTGTCGTACTATCAGGCGATTGCGCCAACCTTCTGGGCCGAGGTGAAAGACGGCGCGTACAAGAAGCTGCAAGGGAATATGAAGCGCCGCACCGGCACGATCGGCATCTCGCCGCGCGCGCTCGGCAAGGTGGCAAAGCCTGCGGCTGCGGCACGGCCGGCGGCTGGCGTCGCGAAGCCGGCTGCGGCGCGGCCGGCCGCGCCGATGGCCGCACCCGGCAAGAATATGTCTGAAGAGAAGCTGGCGCGCCTGCTGTCGATCCGCGCTGCGAACGCCGCCAAGGCCGGCGGGGTGGCCCCGGCCGAAGCCGACGAGGCCGTGGCCGCAGTGGCCGACGGCGGGGCCGAGGAAGCGACTGCGGTGGCCGCTGTCGCGCGCACGGCCGCAGTGGGCGGGCTGCCCTTCAGCGCCGACAACCTGCTGGGCGGCGTGCCGGCCAACACCACCATGGCCGAGGACAAAATCGAGCGGCTGAAGGCGATTCGTTCGGGCAACCTGGCCAAGCAAGGGTGA